GTAGAGAACCTCTTCCGCGTTCCGGTTCCCGACGGCGAAACGCAGCATCTCGACGCTCCCGGCGAACACCGACGACCCGAAGCCGATTTCGTTCAGCGCCACCTTCCCCGTTCCCGCGGCCATGATCCTGCGGTCGCAGGCCAACGCCAGCATCAGGCCGCCGGCCACCGAATGGCCGTTCAGGGCGGCGACCACCGGCTTTGGATATGTGAACAGGTACGTGTAGAGATCCGTGAACTTCGTCAGGAAGCGGGCGAAGTCGGGCTTGGAGTACCCGAGGAACCCCGGGATGTCGAACCCGAAGGAGAAGAACTTCCCCTCGCCCGTGAAGACCACCGCACGCACACTCTCGTCCGGCTCCAGCTCCCGGAACCGCGCTCCCAGTTCTTCGACCGTCGGTTCGTCGAGCGCGTTCACCTTTCCGCGGCCGAGAACGACCGAGGCCACCCCTTCCTCGATGCAAACGGTTACGTGCGGCACGCCGCCTACCGTCCGGGGATGATCAGCGCGCGGGCCCGCTCCAGGACCGTTTCGGGGAACGGACACGATTTCCTCTTCGAGGTGTCCATGTGCACCCCGGTCATCTCCGCGGTCGCGGCGACCTCCCCCGTCTCGTCGTTCCGCATCTCGTGGAGGAACCGGACGGTCTTCTCCCGGATTTCCAGGATCCCGGACCGGATCGTCACGATGTCGCCGGGCCGGAGCTCGCGCTTGTAGGCGATGTTC
Above is a genomic segment from Deltaproteobacteria bacterium containing:
- a CDS encoding enoyl-CoA hydratase/isomerase family protein, translated to MPHVTVCIEEGVASVVLGRGKVNALDEPTVEELGARFRELEPDESVRAVVFTGEGKFFSFGFDIPGFLGYSKPDFARFLTKFTDLYTYLFTYPKPVVAALNGHSVAGGLMLALACDRRIMAAGTGKVALNEIGFGSSVFAGSVEMLRFAVGNRNAEEVLYSGAMYLPEEALRLGLVDVVCPGEVLNGNAVAAARELGGKDPSAFRSVKELLRGLVADEMRRREAASIREFVKIWYSESTWKNLQEIRIR
- a CDS encoding thioesterase family protein, with translation MADLPVTYRGAVYPWQCDHIGHMNVMWYVGKFDEATWQFFATFGLTPSFLRENGRGMAAVQQNIAYKRELRPGDIVTIRSGILEIREKTVRFLHEMRNDETGEVAATAEMTGVHMDTSKRKSCPFPETVLERARALIIPGR